Proteins encoded by one window of Pseudomonas coleopterorum:
- a CDS encoding ABC transporter permease, which produces MSFLDTFSHLDWPLVLQLTWQHITLVGIAVSLAILFGVPIGILMTRFPALAGPLQACATVLLTIPSIALFGLLLPFYSKFGQGLGPLPAITAVFLYSLLPILRNTYLALTGVEPGIREAAKGIGMTFGQRLRMVELPIAVPVILAGVRTAVVMNIGVMTIAATIGAGGLGVLILTSISRSDMSMLIVGAVLVSVLAIIADLLLQWLQRALTPKGLLK; this is translated from the coding sequence ATGAGTTTCCTCGACACCTTCTCCCACCTCGACTGGCCGTTGGTGCTGCAACTGACCTGGCAGCACATCACGCTGGTCGGCATCGCCGTCAGCCTGGCCATCCTCTTCGGCGTGCCCATCGGCATCCTGATGACCCGCTTTCCGGCACTCGCCGGGCCGCTGCAGGCCTGCGCCACGGTGCTGCTGACGATCCCCTCGATCGCCCTGTTCGGGTTGCTGCTGCCGTTCTATTCCAAGTTCGGCCAGGGCCTTGGCCCACTGCCGGCCATCACCGCCGTGTTTCTCTACTCGCTGCTGCCGATCCTGCGTAATACCTACCTGGCCCTGACCGGCGTGGAGCCCGGCATCCGCGAAGCGGCCAAGGGCATCGGCATGACCTTCGGCCAGCGCCTGCGCATGGTCGAACTGCCCATCGCCGTGCCGGTGATCCTCGCCGGCGTGCGCACCGCCGTGGTGATGAACATCGGCGTCATGACCATCGCCGCCACCATCGGCGCCGGCGGCCTGGGCGTTCTCATCCTCACTTCCATCAGCCGCAGCGACATGTCCATGCTCATCGTCGGCGCCGTGCTGGTCAGTGTCCTGGCGATCATCGCCGACCTGCTCCTGCAATGGCTGCAACGCGCCCTGACTCCCAAAGGATTATTGAAATGA
- the rimI gene encoding ribosomal protein S18-alanine N-acetyltransferase, whose translation MSDAVSFRRMTEADLDAVLKIEFAAYTHPWTRGIFLDGLKSYEIWLMFDGQQQVGHGVLNVIIDEAHLLNITVKPENQGRGLGLKLLERLMSRAYELGGRECFLELRASNQSAYRLYERYGFNEIGKRRDYYPMAGGREDALVMACTLFE comes from the coding sequence ATGAGTGATGCCGTAAGCTTTCGCCGAATGACCGAAGCGGATCTGGATGCCGTACTCAAGATCGAATTCGCCGCCTACACCCATCCATGGACGCGGGGCATCTTTCTCGATGGTTTGAAATCATACGAGATCTGGCTGATGTTCGACGGCCAGCAACAGGTGGGGCATGGCGTGCTCAACGTCATCATCGACGAAGCTCATCTGCTGAACATCACCGTGAAGCCGGAAAACCAAGGTCGTGGACTGGGTTTGAAGTTGCTCGAGCGGCTGATGTCGCGAGCCTACGAGCTGGGCGGGCGTGAGTGCTTTCTGGAGCTGCGCGCCAGCAATCAGTCGGCGTACCGCCTATACGAACGCTATGGCTTCAATGAGATCGGCAAGCGACGGGACTACTACCCCATGGCCGGTGGGCGCGAGGATGCGCTGGTCATGGCCTGTACGTTGTTCGAATGA
- the sodC gene encoding superoxide dismutase family protein, translating to MKSYGWLALMAAMSIGSANAASKEVQMNLVSAEGAPQPIGTVMIEETPYGLEFTPQLKSLPAGVHGFHVHANGSCAAAMKDGKMSAAEAAGGHFDPQKTGKHLGPYDAKGHLGDLPAIYVNADGTATYPVLAPRLKKLSEVEGHALMVHAGGDNHSDSPAPLGGGAARMACGVI from the coding sequence ATGAAGTCTTATGGCTGGCTTGCACTGATGGCTGCAATGTCGATCGGTAGCGCCAATGCGGCATCCAAGGAAGTGCAGATGAATCTGGTCAGCGCCGAGGGCGCGCCACAGCCGATCGGCACGGTGATGATCGAGGAAACGCCTTACGGGCTGGAGTTCACGCCGCAGCTCAAGTCGCTGCCGGCAGGCGTGCATGGTTTCCACGTGCATGCCAACGGCAGCTGCGCGGCGGCGATGAAGGACGGCAAGATGTCGGCTGCGGAAGCGGCGGGCGGGCACTTCGATCCACAGAAGACCGGCAAGCACCTGGGCCCCTATGATGCCAAAGGTCACCTGGGGGATCTGCCGGCGATCTACGTGAATGCCGATGGCACCGCGACCTATCCGGTGCTGGCGCCGCGCTTGAAGAAATTGAGCGAAGTGGAAGGGCATGCGTTGATGGTGCATGCCGGTGGTGACAACCATTCCGATTCACCGGCACCGTTGGGTGGTGGTGCGGCACGGATGGCTTGTGGGGTGATTTGA
- a CDS encoding 2-hydroxyacid dehydrogenase, with product MRATVLVLVETINDYVSILEDQGYDLIMAPSPAQRAKAIADHADRIDAVLTRGPLGLTADEMAALPKLRIICVLGAGYENVDLTAAKAHGLTVTNGAGVNASSVADHTLALLLALMRDIPRADASVRRGEWVKSMRPSVAGKRLGIIGLGAVGLAIAKRAALGFDMSVHYHNRTQRDDVDYGYCASPVELAAVSDILVIATPGGAQTRAIVDASVLKALGPQGFLVNIARGSVVATDDLLTALQTNTIAGAALDVFDDEPNVPDAFKTLHNVILTPHVAGLSPEATRDTVTMVERNLSAFFSGEPVLTPVQL from the coding sequence ATGCGTGCAACGGTGCTGGTGCTGGTCGAAACCATCAACGACTACGTGTCGATTCTCGAAGATCAAGGCTACGACCTGATCATGGCGCCCTCGCCTGCCCAGCGCGCCAAGGCGATCGCCGACCACGCGGACCGCATCGATGCCGTGCTCACCCGTGGCCCGTTGGGTTTGACGGCGGACGAGATGGCGGCTCTCCCTAAGCTGCGCATCATCTGCGTGCTGGGCGCAGGCTACGAGAACGTCGATCTGACAGCCGCCAAGGCACACGGCTTGACCGTGACCAACGGCGCTGGGGTGAATGCATCCTCGGTGGCTGACCATACCCTGGCGCTCTTGCTGGCCCTGATGCGCGATATCCCGCGCGCCGATGCGTCGGTCCGGCGTGGCGAGTGGGTCAAGAGCATGCGCCCTTCGGTGGCCGGCAAGCGGCTGGGCATCATCGGGCTGGGAGCCGTCGGCCTGGCAATCGCCAAGCGCGCCGCGCTGGGTTTCGACATGAGCGTGCACTACCACAACCGCACGCAACGCGATGATGTCGACTATGGGTACTGCGCAAGCCCGGTAGAGTTGGCCGCAGTCAGCGATATTCTGGTGATTGCCACACCAGGCGGCGCGCAAACCCGCGCCATCGTCGACGCCAGCGTGCTGAAAGCACTGGGTCCGCAGGGGTTTCTGGTAAACATCGCCCGCGGCAGCGTCGTGGCGACGGACGATCTACTGACGGCTCTGCAAACCAACACCATAGCCGGTGCGGCGCTGGACGTGTTCGACGACGAGCCCAACGTACCAGACGCCTTCAAGACGCTGCACAACGTCATCCTGACGCCTCACGTGGCAGGCCTCTCACCAGAAGCCACGCGAGACACGGTGACAATGGTAGAACGCAACCTGAGCGCGTTCTTCAGTGGCGAACCGGTGCTCACACCCGTCCAGCTCTGA
- a CDS encoding methyl-accepting chemotaxis protein — protein sequence MATLNSQSSGTLDEVEAQQQQISQIAAAATQLAATSQGVARSCEEASGSAQHTRQIAEDSSRDSQRTTASIQQLNQRLNDTAQALGRVSEQGQQIQSVVDAIRGIAEQTNLLALNAAIEAARAGEQGRGFAVVADEVRSLSQRTQASTGQIAGTVESLRSTVKQAVDLMQAACGQAQVDAQSVMGLGERLGEIAGAVQGVTDTLAQIATAVEEQAATADEVSSNIQQVDQAAVRLLEGARAVNQAADRLGQGSRVLSENTARFNLG from the coding sequence GTGGCGACGCTCAATAGCCAATCCAGCGGCACGCTTGATGAGGTCGAGGCGCAGCAGCAACAGATCAGCCAGATCGCGGCGGCGGCCACGCAGCTGGCCGCCACTTCGCAAGGCGTGGCCCGCAGTTGCGAGGAGGCTTCAGGCAGTGCCCAGCACACCCGGCAGATTGCCGAAGACAGCAGCCGTGATAGCCAACGCACCACTGCCAGTATCCAGCAGCTCAACCAGCGCTTGAACGACACGGCCCAGGCGCTTGGCCGTGTGAGTGAACAGGGGCAGCAGATCCAGTCGGTGGTGGATGCGATTCGCGGTATTGCCGAGCAGACCAATCTGCTGGCGCTCAATGCGGCCATCGAGGCGGCCCGGGCGGGCGAGCAGGGGCGCGGCTTTGCGGTGGTGGCCGATGAGGTGCGCAGCCTGTCGCAGCGCACGCAAGCGTCTACCGGGCAGATTGCCGGGACGGTGGAAAGCCTGCGTTCGACGGTCAAGCAGGCCGTGGATTTGATGCAGGCCGCGTGTGGGCAGGCGCAGGTCGATGCGCAGTCGGTGATGGGCCTGGGTGAGCGCCTGGGTGAGATTGCCGGAGCGGTACAGGGGGTGACCGATACCCTGGCGCAGATCGCCACGGCGGTGGAGGAGCAGGCCGCCACGGCCGATGAGGTGAGCAGCAATATCCAGCAGGTGGACCAGGCGGCGGTGCGCCTGCTCGAGGGTGCGCGGGCTGTGAACCAGGCGGCGGATCGGTTGGGGCAGGGGAGCCGGGTGCTGAGCGAGAATACGGCGCGGTTCAATCTGGGGTAG
- a CDS encoding ABC transporter permease: MANRYGKGLLGGAVIVAVLALLVHWIGISTIEHYREDLLFYLQAHLILVLVSMFAALLVGIPAGVALSRPSMVKRAERFMQIFNIGNTIPPLAVLAIALGILGIGSGPAIFALFLASLLPIVRNTYEGLKNVQGSLKEAATGIGMTPRQVLFKVELPNAVPIIVGGVRVALAINVGTAPLAFLIGANSLGSLIFPGIALNNQPQLLLGAACTALLALILDGIVTLVSRLWLERGLTR; this comes from the coding sequence GTGGCTAATCGCTATGGCAAAGGGCTGTTAGGGGGCGCGGTTATCGTTGCCGTCCTGGCCCTGCTGGTCCATTGGATCGGCATAAGCACTATCGAGCACTACCGTGAAGACCTGCTGTTCTACCTGCAAGCGCACCTGATTCTGGTGCTGGTTTCAATGTTCGCCGCACTGTTGGTGGGCATCCCTGCCGGCGTCGCGCTGAGTCGACCCAGCATGGTCAAGCGCGCCGAACGCTTCATGCAGATATTCAACATCGGCAACACCATTCCTCCCCTGGCGGTCCTCGCCATCGCCCTGGGCATCCTGGGCATCGGCAGCGGCCCTGCCATCTTCGCGCTGTTTCTCGCCTCCCTGCTGCCCATCGTGCGCAACACCTACGAGGGGCTGAAAAACGTTCAGGGTTCACTCAAGGAAGCCGCCACCGGCATTGGCATGACCCCACGCCAGGTGCTGTTCAAGGTGGAATTGCCCAATGCCGTGCCGATCATCGTCGGCGGTGTACGTGTGGCGCTGGCGATCAACGTGGGCACTGCGCCCCTGGCGTTCCTCATCGGCGCCAACAGCCTGGGCAGCCTGATCTTCCCCGGTATCGCCCTGAACAATCAGCCGCAGCTGCTGCTGGGCGCCGCCTGCACTGCGCTGCTGGCCTTGATCCTGGACGGCATCGTGACCCTGGTCAGCCGCCTCTGGCTTGAACGCGGGTTGACTCGCTGA
- a CDS encoding NCS2 family permease gives MLDSFFKLKAHNTTVRTEILAGVTTFLAMAYILFVNPSILGETGMDKGALFVATCLAAAIGSAIMGLIANYPIALAPGMGLNAFFTYTVVLHLGHSWQVALGAVFISAVCFFLLSIFRIREWIINSIPLPLRSAIAAGIGLFLALIALQNAKIVVANPATLVGMGDLSKPEPVLAILGFFIIVALEALKVRGSVLIGILLITVLSIVLGITPFGGVVSMPPSLAPTFLQLDIKGAFDVGLISVIFAFLFVDLFDNSGTLIGVAKRAGLMGKDGHMPKMGRALIADSTAALAGSLLGTSTTTSYIESAAGVSAGGRTGLTAIVVACLFLLALFFAPLAGSVPAFATAPALLFVAVLMASGLAEIDWDDITVAAPVVVTALAMPLTYSIANGIAFGFITWTAVKLLSGKWRELNSALVVLSIIFVIKLGWFGG, from the coding sequence ATGCTGGACTCATTCTTCAAGCTCAAGGCGCACAACACCACCGTGCGCACGGAAATCCTCGCCGGGGTCACCACCTTCCTGGCCATGGCCTACATCTTGTTCGTCAACCCCAGCATCCTGGGCGAAACCGGCATGGACAAGGGTGCCCTGTTCGTCGCGACCTGCCTGGCGGCAGCCATCGGCTCGGCGATCATGGGCCTGATCGCCAACTACCCGATCGCCCTGGCGCCGGGCATGGGCCTCAATGCGTTCTTCACCTACACCGTGGTCCTGCACCTGGGCCACAGCTGGCAGGTGGCACTGGGCGCGGTGTTCATCTCGGCCGTGTGTTTCTTCCTGCTGTCGATCTTCCGCATCCGCGAATGGATCATCAACAGCATTCCCTTGCCACTGCGTTCAGCCATCGCCGCAGGCATCGGCCTGTTCCTGGCGCTGATCGCACTGCAAAACGCCAAGATCGTGGTCGCCAACCCGGCCACCCTGGTCGGCATGGGTGACTTGTCCAAACCCGAGCCGGTCCTGGCGATCCTCGGCTTCTTCATCATCGTTGCCCTGGAAGCGCTCAAGGTCCGCGGCTCGGTGCTGATCGGCATCCTGCTGATCACCGTGCTGTCCATCGTGCTCGGCATCACGCCGTTCGGCGGCGTGGTATCGATGCCGCCATCATTGGCGCCGACCTTCCTGCAACTGGACATCAAGGGTGCGTTCGACGTCGGCCTGATCAGCGTGATCTTCGCCTTCCTCTTCGTCGATCTGTTCGACAACTCCGGCACCCTCATCGGCGTGGCCAAACGCGCCGGCCTGATGGGCAAGGACGGCCACATGCCGAAAATGGGCCGCGCCCTGATCGCCGACAGCACCGCCGCACTGGCCGGCTCGCTGCTGGGCACCTCGACCACCACCAGCTACATCGAGTCGGCAGCGGGCGTCAGCGCCGGTGGGCGAACCGGCCTGACCGCCATTGTGGTCGCCTGCCTTTTCCTCCTGGCGCTGTTCTTCGCGCCCTTGGCCGGCAGCGTTCCAGCGTTCGCGACCGCCCCCGCGCTGCTGTTCGTGGCGGTACTGATGGCGTCGGGGCTGGCAGAAATCGACTGGGACGACATCACCGTTGCCGCACCCGTCGTCGTCACCGCGCTGGCCATGCCATTGACCTACTCGATCGCCAACGGCATCGCGTTCGGCTTCATCACCTGGACGGCGGTCAAACTGCTGAGCGGCAAATGGCGCGAACTCAATTCGGCACTGGTCGTGCTGTCGATCATCTTCGTCATCAAGCTGGGCTGGTTCGGTGGCTGA
- a CDS encoding glycine betaine ABC transporter substrate-binding protein has protein sequence MKKLSIVLGLALLCAGVAQAADKPVIRLGARVFTEQTVLAAITAQYLGSKGYDVRVTGGLGSNLARSAQESGQLDMLWEYTGVSLVSYNHIDEKLDSAATYARVKELDGKKGLVWLTPSRFSNTYALALPEDVAKAYPQVNTISQLNQVLIDEPKKDHILALDTEFANRSDGLVGLTQTYDLKFTRRDIRQMDAGLVYTALRNGQVFTGLVYTTDGRLNAFKLKLLEDDLKYFPDYTAAPVVRQQLLDAHPQLAAQLKPLAEMLDDATMRELNAQVDVAHRSPTVVAAEFLKAHPINDQAQEKP, from the coding sequence ATGAAGAAGTTAAGCATCGTACTGGGCCTGGCCCTGCTGTGCGCGGGCGTCGCGCAGGCCGCAGACAAACCCGTGATCCGCCTCGGCGCGCGGGTGTTCACCGAGCAAACCGTACTGGCGGCCATCACCGCTCAATACCTGGGCAGCAAGGGCTACGACGTACGGGTTACCGGCGGCCTGGGCAGCAACCTGGCGCGCAGTGCCCAGGAAAGCGGCCAATTGGATATGCTCTGGGAATACACCGGCGTCTCCCTGGTGTCCTACAACCACATCGACGAGAAGCTCGACAGCGCCGCGACCTACGCGCGAGTCAAGGAGCTGGATGGCAAAAAAGGCCTGGTCTGGCTGACCCCTTCGCGGTTCAGCAACACCTACGCCCTGGCCTTGCCTGAAGACGTCGCCAAGGCGTATCCCCAGGTCAACACCATCAGCCAGCTGAATCAGGTGCTGATCGACGAGCCGAAGAAAGACCACATCCTGGCCCTGGACACCGAGTTCGCCAACCGCTCCGACGGCCTGGTGGGCTTGACCCAGACCTACGACCTGAAATTCACCCGGCGTGACATTCGCCAGATGGATGCCGGCCTTGTCTATACCGCGCTGCGCAACGGGCAGGTGTTCACCGGCCTCGTCTATACCACCGATGGCCGCCTCAACGCGTTCAAGCTCAAACTGCTCGAAGACGACCTCAAGTACTTCCCCGACTACACCGCAGCGCCCGTGGTTCGCCAGCAACTGCTCGACGCCCATCCGCAACTGGCCGCGCAACTCAAGCCGCTTGCCGAGATGCTCGACGATGCCACCATGCGTGAGCTCAATGCCCAGGTCGACGTCGCGCACCGCAGCCCGACCGTCGTGGCGGCCGAGTTTCTCAAGGCCCATCCGATCAACGATCAAGCCCAGGAGAAGCCATGA
- a CDS encoding energy transducer TonB produces MLNESRRRAYLDAMQVVHWLPRTELPFAAPSRACVLAHVEVLPSLSEPAEQAAVTSALPNAPRAVEPALPDPAKVQRPRIEVPRPSVARPAVAAVAEEAVEAPVAKPVSAPPRFALQVLRAGPCLVLVELATGQAFQSRDPSYLLLKDMLRAAGLPDAPQILGEPIRWPFLQRGQLDQGPDAACDFVQGFVMAQLEQTPCTCLWLVGLPAIRFAGRANAEDYNRELEVEGLGLAWAVPGLELLMDEPERKAAVWQAMRRLLPRWKNRDE; encoded by the coding sequence TTGCTCAACGAGTCCCGTCGCCGCGCCTATCTGGACGCCATGCAGGTAGTGCATTGGCTGCCCCGTACCGAGCTGCCGTTCGCAGCGCCTTCGCGTGCCTGTGTACTTGCGCATGTCGAGGTGTTGCCGTCGCTCTCGGAGCCTGCCGAGCAGGCGGCGGTGACCTCGGCGCTGCCGAATGCTCCGCGCGCGGTGGAGCCTGCGCTGCCCGATCCGGCCAAGGTTCAGCGGCCCAGGATCGAGGTGCCGCGGCCCAGCGTTGCACGTCCGGCCGTGGCTGCTGTGGCCGAAGAGGCCGTCGAGGCACCGGTCGCCAAACCGGTCAGTGCGCCGCCGCGTTTTGCCTTGCAGGTGCTGCGCGCCGGTCCTTGTCTGGTGCTGGTTGAGCTGGCCACAGGGCAGGCGTTCCAGAGTCGCGATCCTTCCTACCTGCTGCTCAAGGACATGCTGCGCGCTGCCGGCCTGCCCGATGCGCCACAAATCCTGGGCGAGCCGATCCGCTGGCCGTTTCTGCAGCGCGGCCAGTTGGACCAGGGGCCGGATGCGGCCTGCGATTTCGTGCAGGGCTTCGTCATGGCGCAGCTTGAGCAGACGCCGTGCACGTGCCTGTGGTTGGTCGGGCTGCCGGCAATTCGTTTTGCCGGGCGCGCCAATGCCGAAGATTACAACCGCGAGCTGGAAGTGGAAGGGCTTGGGCTGGCCTGGGCCGTACCGGGTCTTGAGCTGTTGATGGATGAACCCGAGCGCAAGGCTGCCGTTTGGCAGGCGATGCGCCGTCTGCTACCGCGTTGGAAAAACCGTGATGAGTGA
- a CDS encoding betaine/proline/choline family ABC transporter ATP-binding protein (Members of the family are the ATP-binding subunit of ABC transporters for substrates such as betaine, L-proline or other amino acids, choline, carnitine, etc. The substrate specificity is best determined from the substrate-binding subunit, rather than this subunit, as it interacts with the permease subunit and not with substrate directly.) — translation MIELQNLTKTFHSNGKEVKAVDAVSLTVNEGEICVFLGPSGCGKSTTLKMINRLIMPTSGKVLINGEDTTGLDEVTLRRNIGYVIQQIGLFPNMTIEENITVVPRLLGWDKKRCAERARELMSMIKLEPKQYLHRYPRELSGGQQQRIGVIRALAAEAPLLLMDEPFGAVDPINREMIQNEFFEMQRALNKTVIMVSHDIDEAIKLGDKIAIFRAGKLLQIDHPDTLLAHPVDDFVSNFVGQDSTLKRLLLVKAEDAADNAPSVSPETPVADALELMDEHDRRYVVVTDAQNKAMGYVRRRDLYRQVGSCVDFLREFNATAAYDEHLRILLSRMYEFNRSWLPVLDAENVFLGEVTQESIAAYLSSGRSRGMKTSIVSPAETAQA, via the coding sequence ATGATCGAACTTCAGAACCTGACCAAGACCTTCCACAGCAACGGCAAGGAAGTCAAAGCCGTCGACGCGGTAAGCCTGACCGTCAATGAAGGCGAGATCTGCGTATTCCTCGGGCCTTCGGGCTGCGGCAAGAGCACCACGCTGAAGATGATCAACCGGCTGATCATGCCCACCTCCGGCAAGGTCCTGATCAACGGCGAAGACACCACCGGCCTGGACGAAGTGACCCTGCGCCGCAACATCGGCTATGTGATCCAGCAGATCGGCCTGTTCCCCAACATGACCATCGAGGAGAACATCACCGTGGTCCCGCGCCTGCTCGGTTGGGACAAGAAGCGCTGCGCCGAGCGCGCCCGCGAGCTGATGAGCATGATCAAGCTGGAACCCAAGCAGTACCTGCATCGCTACCCGCGCGAACTCTCGGGCGGCCAGCAACAGCGCATCGGCGTGATCCGCGCCCTGGCCGCCGAAGCGCCGTTGCTGTTGATGGACGAGCCCTTCGGCGCGGTCGACCCGATCAACCGCGAGATGATCCAGAACGAGTTCTTCGAGATGCAGCGGGCCTTGAACAAGACCGTGATCATGGTCAGCCATGACATCGACGAAGCGATCAAGCTGGGCGACAAGATCGCTATTTTCCGTGCCGGCAAGCTACTGCAGATCGACCATCCCGACACCTTGCTGGCCCATCCGGTGGACGACTTCGTCAGCAACTTCGTCGGCCAGGACAGCACGCTCAAGCGCCTGCTGCTGGTCAAGGCCGAGGACGCCGCCGACAACGCACCGTCGGTGAGCCCGGAAACGCCGGTGGCCGATGCACTGGAGCTGATGGACGAACACGACCGGCGCTACGTCGTGGTCACCGACGCGCAGAACAAGGCCATGGGTTATGTACGCCGCCGCGACCTGTACCGCCAGGTCGGCAGCTGCGTCGACTTCCTGCGTGAATTCAACGCCACGGCGGCCTACGACGAGCACCTGCGCATCCTGCTGTCGCGCATGTACGAGTTCAACCGCTCATGGCTGCCGGTGCTGGACGCGGAGAACGTGTTCCTCGGCGAAGTGACCCAGGAATCGATCGCCGCCTACCTCAGCTCAGGCCGCTCGCGCGGCATGAAAACCAGCATCGTCTCCCCCGCCGAAACCGCCCAGGCCTGA
- the can gene encoding carbonate dehydratase: MHDLQELIDNNARWAEAIKEEDPEFFAKLARQQTPEFLWIGCSDARVPANEIVGMLPGDLFVHRNVANVVLHTDLNCMSVIQYAVDVLKVKHILVTGHYGCGGVRAAMQDRQLGLIDGWLRTIRDLYYEHRKVLATLPTEEEQVDRLCELNVIQQVANVGHTSIVQNAWHRGQELSVHGCIYGIKDGRWKSLDVTISGFDQLPPQYRLRALD; encoded by the coding sequence ATGCATGATCTACAGGAACTGATCGACAACAATGCGCGCTGGGCCGAGGCGATCAAGGAAGAAGATCCGGAGTTCTTCGCCAAGCTGGCGCGTCAGCAGACCCCGGAGTTTCTCTGGATCGGCTGCTCGGACGCCCGGGTGCCGGCAAACGAGATCGTGGGCATGCTGCCGGGCGATCTGTTCGTGCACCGCAACGTGGCCAACGTGGTGCTGCACACCGATCTGAACTGCATGTCGGTGATCCAGTACGCGGTCGATGTACTCAAGGTCAAACACATCCTGGTGACCGGCCATTACGGCTGCGGCGGCGTACGCGCAGCGATGCAGGATCGCCAGCTGGGCTTGATCGATGGCTGGCTGCGGACCATTCGCGACCTGTACTACGAGCACCGCAAGGTGCTGGCGACCTTGCCCACCGAAGAGGAGCAGGTCGATCGTCTGTGCGAACTCAACGTCATTCAGCAGGTGGCCAACGTCGGGCATACCAGCATCGTTCAGAACGCCTGGCATCGTGGCCAGGAGCTGTCGGTGCATGGCTGCATCTACGGCATCAAGGATGGCCGCTGGAAGAGCCTGGACGTGACCATCAGTGGCTTCGATCAACTGCCGCCGCAATACCGTCTGCGCGCGCTGGATTGA